In the Polyangia bacterium genome, one interval contains:
- the plsX gene encoding phosphate acyltransferase PlsX, with protein sequence MSRIAVDAMGADGAPRIEVEGVIAAVRARDLEVILVGDEARLRAELAALGAPSKGLTVRHAPDVITMDDAPSMAVKQKKKSSMRVCFDLVKAGEADAVVSAGNSGAMMACGLFVFGRLTGVERPAIVTTFPTKVGECALLDMGANVDPKPAVLAQFAVLGTQYARLLHGKEKPRVGVLSNGSEEHKGTPLTRETHQLLARTLVPGARADFHYVGYVEGRDIFRGDVDVVVTDGFTGNVVLKSVEGAAEAILGMVREEVLRAGPLARLGAALMTSVLRRLKKRLDYAEHGGAPLLGVDGVALICHGGSNATAIKNAVFVADRFAKNGLGQELTGAVSRHRFIWDSAPPAPPTAEAAR encoded by the coding sequence ATGTCCCGCATCGCCGTCGACGCGATGGGAGCTGACGGGGCGCCTCGCATCGAGGTGGAGGGCGTCATCGCCGCTGTTCGTGCGCGCGACCTGGAGGTGATCCTGGTCGGCGACGAAGCACGCCTGCGTGCCGAACTGGCGGCGCTGGGCGCACCCAGCAAGGGCCTGACCGTGCGCCACGCGCCCGACGTCATCACCATGGACGACGCCCCGTCGATGGCGGTCAAGCAGAAGAAAAAATCATCGATGCGGGTGTGCTTCGATCTGGTGAAGGCCGGCGAGGCGGACGCGGTGGTATCGGCGGGAAACTCCGGCGCCATGATGGCCTGCGGACTGTTCGTCTTCGGCCGGCTGACCGGCGTCGAGCGCCCAGCCATCGTCACCACCTTCCCGACCAAGGTCGGCGAGTGCGCGCTGCTCGATATGGGCGCCAACGTTGATCCCAAGCCGGCGGTGCTGGCCCAGTTCGCCGTGCTGGGCACGCAGTATGCGCGCCTCCTACACGGCAAGGAGAAGCCGCGTGTCGGCGTGCTGTCGAACGGTTCGGAAGAACACAAGGGCACGCCGCTGACCCGCGAGACGCACCAACTGCTGGCGCGCACGCTGGTCCCGGGTGCCCGAGCGGATTTTCACTATGTCGGTTACGTCGAGGGCCGCGACATCTTTCGCGGCGACGTCGACGTGGTGGTCACCGACGGTTTCACCGGCAACGTGGTTCTGAAAAGCGTCGAAGGCGCGGCGGAGGCCATCCTGGGCATGGTGCGCGAAGAGGTGTTGCGGGCCGGACCGCTGGCCCGGTTGGGCGCGGCGTTGATGACCTCGGTGCTGCGGCGGCTGAAGAAGCGTCTCGACTACGCTGAACACGGCGGCGCGCCGCTTTTGGGCGTGGACGGCGTTGCTTTGATTTGCCATGGCGGCTCGAACGCCACCGCGATCAAGAATGCGGTCTTCGTCGCCGATCGCTTCGCCAAGAACGGTCTCGGGCAAGAATTGACCGGCGCGGTCAGCCGCCATCGCTTCATCTGGGATTCGGCTCCGCCGGCGCCACCCACCGCCGAGGCGGCGCGATGA
- a CDS encoding DUF177 domain-containing protein — translation MQYKIKDIGDDGLVLDVPVTADWLAAACPDSDLVPAQPPLRLHGVIERSGSARDADILLRGDLKGAIETPCSRCLETARIVLNIPLAVTFVEREPGDPEEADDPDVVYFDSDEVDIAPELRDEILLAIPLGPLCQDGCRGLCPLCGANRNLTACACQTQPDALALKQNAFAKIKL, via the coding sequence ATGCAGTACAAAATCAAGGACATAGGCGACGACGGGCTGGTCCTGGACGTGCCGGTGACGGCTGATTGGCTGGCCGCCGCCTGTCCGGACAGCGACCTTGTGCCTGCTCAACCGCCGTTGCGCCTCCACGGCGTGATCGAGCGCAGCGGTTCGGCACGGGACGCCGACATCCTTTTGCGCGGCGACCTGAAGGGCGCCATCGAGACGCCCTGCTCGCGCTGCCTGGAGACGGCGCGCATTGTTCTGAACATTCCGCTGGCCGTCACCTTCGTCGAGCGCGAGCCCGGCGATCCCGAGGAAGCGGACGATCCCGACGTGGTCTACTTTGACAGCGACGAGGTCGACATCGCGCCGGAGCTCCGCGACGAGATATTGTTGGCCATTCCTCTCGGCCCGCTTTGCCAGGATGGATGCCGCGGCCTTTGCCCGTTGTGCGGCGCCAACCGGAACCTGACGGCGTGCGCTTGTCAGACCCAACCGGACGCCCTTGCTCTCAAGCAAAACGCGTTCGCCAAGATCAAGCTTTAG
- the fabD gene encoding ACP S-malonyltransferase, with protein sequence MTASGVVFLFPGQGSQKVGMGKALAEQWPEARAVFAEADAALGFSLSQLCFAGPDAELTLTANAQPAILTTSIAALRVLEKETDLRPVAVAGHSLGEYSALVATGALALTDAVRLVNLRGRFMQDAVPAGVGSMAAIIGLGPADLEAVCAEASASSPGQFVSPANYNGGGQVVVAGHKSAVDAACVAAKARGAKMAKPLAVSAPFHCALMQPAADRLAIELGKVTVKMPAVPVVSNVEATPYQDAARVRDLLVRQVTAPVRWEESVLHLASQGITAGIEVGAGNVLAGLIKRIAPGLTVQAAGDPESIQNLRQAGRTDGQQEAQHG encoded by the coding sequence ATGACAGCATCGGGCGTGGTCTTTCTGTTCCCCGGTCAGGGCTCGCAGAAAGTCGGTATGGGCAAAGCCCTGGCCGAGCAGTGGCCGGAGGCGCGCGCCGTCTTCGCCGAGGCGGACGCAGCGCTGGGCTTCTCGCTGTCCCAGCTTTGTTTCGCCGGGCCGGACGCGGAGCTCACGCTGACCGCCAACGCACAGCCGGCGATCCTGACCACCAGCATCGCGGCGTTGCGCGTGCTGGAGAAGGAAACCGATCTGCGTCCGGTGGCGGTGGCTGGGCATTCACTGGGCGAATATTCGGCGCTGGTGGCGACAGGCGCGCTGGCGCTGACCGACGCGGTTCGTCTGGTGAACCTGCGCGGGCGTTTCATGCAGGACGCGGTGCCGGCCGGCGTGGGCAGCATGGCGGCGATCATCGGCCTTGGGCCGGCGGACCTCGAAGCGGTGTGCGCCGAGGCATCGGCGTCGTCGCCCGGACAATTCGTCAGCCCGGCGAATTACAACGGCGGCGGTCAGGTGGTCGTCGCCGGGCACAAGAGCGCCGTCGACGCCGCCTGCGTGGCGGCGAAAGCGCGCGGCGCCAAGATGGCGAAGCCTTTGGCGGTCAGTGCGCCTTTCCATTGCGCGCTGATGCAGCCGGCGGCCGATCGCCTGGCAATCGAACTAGGCAAGGTTACCGTGAAGATGCCGGCGGTTCCGGTGGTGAGCAACGTGGAGGCGACGCCGTATCAGGACGCCGCACGCGTGCGCGACCTGCTGGTGCGACAGGTGACGGCGCCGGTGCGCTGGGAAGAATCGGTGCTGCACCTCGCCTCGCAAGGGATCACCGCCGGGATCGAAGTGGGCGCGGGCAACGTGCTGGCCGGTTTGATCAAACGGATCGCGCCCGGTTTGACGGTGCAGGCGGCGGGCGATCCCGAGTCGATCCAGAATCTGCGGCAGGCCGGTCGAACGGACGGGCAGCAGGAGGCGCAGCATGGGTGA
- a CDS encoding 3-oxoacyl-ACP reductase family protein — MGELDGRIALVTGGSRGIGRAIAIALGRQGARVIINFTANEAAANEAAAAVSTAGGSATTKRFDVADSAATDAAIKEVIAAEGGLHILVNNAGIAVNTLVLGAKDADWKRAIDVNLNGTFHCTRAALRALMKAKENGRIINITSITGEVGSAGQAPYVAAKAGVIGLTKTLAREYASRGVTANAVSPGYIDTDMTASELPAERRAELLKSIPLGRVGRPEEVAAAVSYLCSPGAAYVTGQVLRVNGGLFM, encoded by the coding sequence ATGGGTGAGCTCGACGGAAGAATTGCGCTGGTCACCGGCGGCTCGCGCGGCATCGGGCGGGCCATCGCCATCGCCTTGGGTCGGCAGGGCGCGCGGGTGATCATCAACTTCACGGCTAACGAGGCGGCGGCCAACGAGGCCGCGGCGGCGGTCAGCACGGCTGGCGGCTCCGCGACCACCAAGCGCTTCGACGTGGCCGACTCGGCGGCGACCGATGCGGCGATCAAGGAGGTCATCGCCGCCGAAGGCGGCCTGCACATCCTGGTGAACAACGCCGGCATCGCCGTCAACACGCTGGTCCTGGGGGCGAAGGACGCCGACTGGAAGCGGGCCATCGACGTGAACTTGAACGGAACGTTTCACTGCACCCGGGCGGCCCTGCGCGCGTTGATGAAGGCCAAAGAGAACGGCCGCATCATCAACATCACTTCGATCACCGGCGAAGTCGGCTCGGCCGGGCAGGCGCCGTACGTGGCGGCCAAGGCTGGCGTGATCGGGTTGACCAAGACGCTGGCTCGCGAATACGCCTCGCGCGGTGTTACCGCTAACGCGGTCTCGCCCGGGTACATCGATACAGACATGACGGCCAGCGAATTGCCGGCAGAGCGGCGCGCCGAGTTATTGAAGTCGATTCCGCTGGGCCGCGTCGGCCGCCCTGAAGAGGTGGCGGCCGCGGTGAGCTATCTTTGTAGCCCGGGCGCCGCCTATGTCACCGGGCAAGTCTTGCGCGTCAACGGGGGACTTTTCATGTAA
- the rpmF gene encoding 50S ribosomal protein L32 — translation MAVPKRRQSKSRSAIRRAQVMKKSVPHFVPCPRCSEPKLAHRMCAACGYYRDRLVVEPKEEEQP, via the coding sequence ATGGCCGTTCCGAAAAGAAGACAGTCCAAGTCGCGCTCGGCGATCCGCCGCGCCCAGGTGATGAAGAAATCGGTGCCGCACTTTGTCCCCTGTCCGCGTTGCAGCGAGCCCAAGCTGGCTCACCGCATGTGCGCTGCCTGCGGGTACTATCGGGATCGCCTGGTGGTGGAACCGAAGGAAGAGGAGCAGCCCTAG
- a CDS encoding beta-ketoacyl-ACP synthase III, with protein sequence MIRSRIIGTGRGVPPRVLTNAELSKTVDTSDAWIVERTGIRERHVLDSSQAASDLATEAARNACKAAGVDPATVDCIILGTVTGDCLFPSTATFVQKKLGAMAGGCAFDLSAACAGFIYGLSVGDAFIRCGQYKRVLVIGVEVLTRIIDWSDRGTCVLFGDGAGAVLLTADDDPKRGILSTHLFADGNYTDILYQPAGGSRLPPSVETVADKRHYVKMNGREVYKHAVRNMAAAAKIALQANAFQPSDVSWVIAHQANLRIIEGVAERVAIPMERFYINVDRYGNTSSASVPTALDEALEHGKIKSGEVLLFTALGGGLAWASAAVRW encoded by the coding sequence ATGATCCGCAGCCGCATCATCGGCACCGGGCGGGGCGTCCCGCCGCGCGTTCTCACCAATGCCGAGTTGTCAAAGACCGTCGACACCTCCGATGCCTGGATTGTCGAGCGCACGGGCATCCGCGAACGCCACGTCCTCGACTCGTCGCAGGCGGCCAGCGATCTGGCCACCGAGGCGGCGCGCAACGCCTGCAAAGCGGCCGGCGTCGATCCGGCCACCGTCGACTGCATCATCCTTGGCACGGTGACCGGCGATTGTCTGTTCCCGTCGACGGCGACGTTCGTGCAGAAAAAATTGGGCGCCATGGCCGGCGGCTGCGCCTTCGATCTGTCAGCCGCCTGCGCCGGTTTCATCTACGGCCTCTCGGTGGGCGACGCCTTCATTCGCTGCGGCCAGTACAAACGCGTGCTGGTGATCGGCGTGGAGGTCCTGACCCGCATCATCGACTGGAGCGACCGCGGGACCTGCGTGCTGTTCGGCGATGGCGCGGGTGCGGTTCTTCTGACCGCCGACGACGATCCCAAGCGCGGCATCCTGTCGACGCACCTCTTCGCCGATGGGAATTACACCGACATTCTTTACCAGCCGGCGGGCGGCAGCCGCCTGCCTCCGTCGGTGGAAACCGTGGCGGACAAGCGGCACTACGTGAAGATGAACGGGCGCGAGGTCTACAAGCACGCCGTGCGCAACATGGCGGCGGCCGCGAAGATCGCCCTGCAGGCCAACGCCTTTCAACCGTCAGACGTGTCGTGGGTGATCGCCCACCAGGCCAACTTGCGCATCATCGAAGGGGTGGCCGAGCGGGTGGCCATTCCGATGGAGCGGTTTTACATCAACGTCGATCGCTACGGGAACACCTCGTCGGCGTCGGTGCCGACGGCGCTGGACGAGGCGCTGGAGCACGGAAAGATCAAAAGTGGCGAGGTGCTGCTTTTCACCGCGCTCGGCGGCGGCCTGGCCTGGGCATCGGCTGCGGTGCGGTGGTAA